The following coding sequences lie in one Syngnathus scovelli strain Florida chromosome 1, RoL_Ssco_1.2, whole genome shotgun sequence genomic window:
- the LOC125988555 gene encoding platelet-derived growth factor receptor-like protein isoform X1: MTWVNLFGSKWRLVLSALFICIIISELACCHKDAQEERKSSGKKVKPEKPKQAKAIKKGHRAVKTKPKVKAPTQTQNLLTQVINRLKFIKVEETISVHAGHTLELRCRGKPVQWGLPSYLEEEDEGRLRIVQHERYSVLTLVNSTGADTGEYTCFPMFCEDTDCRRSHDNAAKVFVFFPDPQELFVPSSDYYEVIQLRTNWPTRLPCQVTSPAANVTLHREFPPVEVTVDGTEISFNVKKGFTIHRPRPSHAGALYCVASLGGLRQSSTKYMLIYVNYPMAPPAPVIQANSTSLAAGDNLRVSCTVIGERNVAVELTWEYPGQKIGRPLYTLESINPVGGGAARQQIQSILLVDEVRDVDQGAYTCTAENLQGSKSVSTTVKVLPKTKPSKP; encoded by the exons CTTGTTGTCATAAAGATGCTCAAGAGGAAAGGAAGAGTTCAGGGAAGAAGGTCAAGCCTGAAAAACCCAAACAGGCCAAAGCAATAAAGAAAGGGCATCGGGCtgtaaaaactaaaccaaaggttAAAGCACCAACGCAGACTCAGAACTTACTTACGCAG GTGATAAATAGACTCAAGTTCATCAAGGTGGAAGAAACAATAAGCGTGCATGCTGGACACACTCTGGAGTTAAGGTGCAGGGGTAAACCCGTGCAGTGGGGCCTCCCATCGTACctggaagaggaggatgaaggCAGGCTCAG GATTGTTCAGCATGAGCGCTACAGTGTTCTGACACTTGTCAATAGCACAGGTGCAGACACAGGGGAGTATACATGCTTCCCCATGTTCTGTGAGGACACAGATTGCAGGAGGAGCCATGACAACGCTGCTAAAGTCTTTGTTTTCTTCcctg ATCCACAGGAGCTTTTTGTCCCATCGTCTGATTACTACGAGGTAATCCAGCTGAGAACCAACTGGCCAACCCGCCTGCCATGCCAGGTGACATCACCCGCGGCCAATGTGACGTTGCACCGCGAGTTCCCACCAGTGGAGGTGACAGTGGATGGGACGGAGATCTCTTTCAACGTGAAGAAAGGTTTCACCATCCATCGACCACGGCCCTCTCATGCCGGTGCCTTGTACTGCGTGGCCAGTCTGGGGGGCCTGAGGCAGAGCTCTACCAAGTACATGCTCATCTATGTCAACT ACCCCATGGCTCCCCCCGCTCCAGTCATCCAGGCCAATTCAACCTCTCTGGCTGCTGGTGACAATCTACGTGTCAGCTGCACTGTGATCGGAGAGAGGAATGTTGCAGTAGAGCTCACATGGGAGTACCCTGGACAGAAG ATAGGGAGGCCTCTGTACACGCTCGAGAGCATCAATCCAGTTGGTGGGGGAGCAGCTAGACAGCAGATTCAGTCCATTCTGTTGGTGGATgaggtgagagatgtggaccaaGGAGCATATACTTGCACTGCTGAGAACCTGCAAGGATCCAAATCAGTGTCCACCACAGTCAAAGTGCTTCCCAAAACTAAACCTTCAAAACCATGA
- the LOC125988555 gene encoding platelet-derived growth factor receptor-like protein isoform X2 translates to MTWVNLFGSKWRLVLSALFICIIISELACCHKDAQEERKSSGKKVKPEKPKQAKAIKKGHRAVKTKPKVKAPTQTQNLLTQVINRLKFIKVEETISVHAGHTLELRCRGKPVQWGLPSYLEEEDEGRLSTGADTGEYTCFPMFCEDTDCRRSHDNAAKVFVFFPDPQELFVPSSDYYEVIQLRTNWPTRLPCQVTSPAANVTLHREFPPVEVTVDGTEISFNVKKGFTIHRPRPSHAGALYCVASLGGLRQSSTKYMLIYVNYPMAPPAPVIQANSTSLAAGDNLRVSCTVIGERNVAVELTWEYPGQKIGRPLYTLESINPVGGGAARQQIQSILLVDEVRDVDQGAYTCTAENLQGSKSVSTTVKVLPKTKPSKP, encoded by the exons CTTGTTGTCATAAAGATGCTCAAGAGGAAAGGAAGAGTTCAGGGAAGAAGGTCAAGCCTGAAAAACCCAAACAGGCCAAAGCAATAAAGAAAGGGCATCGGGCtgtaaaaactaaaccaaaggttAAAGCACCAACGCAGACTCAGAACTTACTTACGCAG GTGATAAATAGACTCAAGTTCATCAAGGTGGAAGAAACAATAAGCGTGCATGCTGGACACACTCTGGAGTTAAGGTGCAGGGGTAAACCCGTGCAGTGGGGCCTCCCATCGTACctggaagaggaggatgaaggCAGGCTCAG CACAGGTGCAGACACAGGGGAGTATACATGCTTCCCCATGTTCTGTGAGGACACAGATTGCAGGAGGAGCCATGACAACGCTGCTAAAGTCTTTGTTTTCTTCcctg ATCCACAGGAGCTTTTTGTCCCATCGTCTGATTACTACGAGGTAATCCAGCTGAGAACCAACTGGCCAACCCGCCTGCCATGCCAGGTGACATCACCCGCGGCCAATGTGACGTTGCACCGCGAGTTCCCACCAGTGGAGGTGACAGTGGATGGGACGGAGATCTCTTTCAACGTGAAGAAAGGTTTCACCATCCATCGACCACGGCCCTCTCATGCCGGTGCCTTGTACTGCGTGGCCAGTCTGGGGGGCCTGAGGCAGAGCTCTACCAAGTACATGCTCATCTATGTCAACT ACCCCATGGCTCCCCCCGCTCCAGTCATCCAGGCCAATTCAACCTCTCTGGCTGCTGGTGACAATCTACGTGTCAGCTGCACTGTGATCGGAGAGAGGAATGTTGCAGTAGAGCTCACATGGGAGTACCCTGGACAGAAG ATAGGGAGGCCTCTGTACACGCTCGAGAGCATCAATCCAGTTGGTGGGGGAGCAGCTAGACAGCAGATTCAGTCCATTCTGTTGGTGGATgaggtgagagatgtggaccaaGGAGCATATACTTGCACTGCTGAGAACCTGCAAGGATCCAAATCAGTGTCCACCACAGTCAAAGTGCTTCCCAAAACTAAACCTTCAAAACCATGA